In the genome of Falco naumanni isolate bFalNau1 chromosome 5, bFalNau1.pat, whole genome shotgun sequence, the window AACAGATTGCATTGCAGGGAACTGGAAGACCATATTCCctttaaaaatcacatacaGCTACGTGGTGTAAATTGGATACAGTTAGCACAGGGTGAAAGAGGCTTGCAAGTTAGCAGTTTCAAATGTACAGTGCTCTTCAATCTGTAAGACCTCAGAGGGCGTTCTCCTTATTCCTCTAACATAAAAAATACTAAGTTAAATGTAAGGGCAGCTGTTCCATGAATAAGTGAGCTGTAGAAACTACAGCTCTCTTCTGAAGAACTCGCTTAAACGATACACATTTTTGGCCAATATTATTGACTGAGAAAGAAGTGATAGTCCATGCTTGTGCCTAACCATCATCTTCTTTCCCTCTTGTATCATGTGAGGAAGAGATGAAGTAAAAGCAATAAGCTGATCAAAACATTGCAGTTTTGATGATCTTATGACAGTAGGTGCTTCACATACTTGAAAAAGTAGATACAAACAGTATCTCCACAATCCACGCTGGTCAGAGATTCCTGTACTGGTGCGTTTACTCCTATCCTCACAGCCAGTGACAGTTGTCATGCATTGAGTGTGACTAGTTAGCGTAGATTCTAATCCTGCTGTAACAGCTCTCACTGAGATCACACACTGTCAACCTGTTGTGAGGCAGGCATGATGTTTACAGTTTCTTCCCAAATTATGTGGCTTAATTCTGAGCGTCTTAAATCAAGAAAGTGTGTGTTATGATTCTGACTGTGTTTATTAGCTTCAGCATTAAGCTGTTCAGTATATTGTCAAAAAGGTATAGGACTTGTCTTATCTGTTATTTAAAGTGTACTGTATCATGTATTGCTGTTTACATGGATGTTTTCCTGCAGGTGCTCTAAGTATCTTGCATCAGGGATTTGTTACattcaattttgtttttcaacagaATTAGAAGCATGTAATTAGCACTGCTGAACATGTAGCACAGTAGGATATAACTACTGTAAGCCTATCCTGTTTGATTGGAAGGGAATGGCATCTGTCAACAGAGTCAACTACTAGGTTATCTAGGTATAAAATACCGTTAAGTGTACAATGACCATGTCACTAAATATTGCAGTTCTCTGTGTGCTCCCTCAGAACTGGTGCTCTTTTCATTACAGTAACACAGAAGTTCTTAATTTGTCTTAAATCTATCAATGTTTCACAATAAAATCAGGAATTGTATTGCAGTGtcttaaaatgtgcttttgcaTCTTGCTAGCAAGGGTCTCAGTGCACTGCAGGACATGTCAACTGCAAAACAGCGTCATCATGCAACAGAACTCTACTCATTAAAATGCTGcttaggtttttatttcaggctGTTTAATGTGGGCTAGACAACTAAAGACACCTTGTATGTCATACTTCAAGTATTTCCTGTGTAGATTTTTCTACCAGCAGACAGCAGTCTTATTTATAAACACCTTACATTAAAACACACTGTCTGGCACTGAATTTCACCTCTGTAAGTGTTTAATGGAAGTACTCCATTGTCAGTAACCTTGTTTCCTTATGTTATGTGAAAGTCAAGATAATCTGAACTGTCAATCCAGCCTCCCCCTCCAGCCATACGCACACAAAACTGATCGTCatttattcatatatttaaCAAATACTTAGTTTTCTAAAATCAGTTAATTATAAAACATGTTGCATTTCAAACTATTACATACTGAAACTGCTTAAATGCATCCATACACTAGGTTTTGCAGTATCAGCTGTCAGGACGAGTTAGTTTGAACTTCCCTGAAGGGTCAGGAATAAACCAGTTTTCCCAGATATCAGTGTGAACACTGGGATAGTCCCAAGGTTTGTATCGCCCATTCCAATGAAGTAACTTAGCTTCCTGAAGAAAATGCTCTGAGTAACGGGTATCAGGACTCCAACCTGCGTGGGTAGATTAaaaacattctaaaaaaaagtttttaataatGAAAGACACTGTAGAGTGAGGTAAATTCAGGGTTatagttgtggggtttttttgttttttttttttttaagaagtctgaTTGGTATGGTTTTCATCTGTTAATAGATAACTAGTTGTATCCTACAGCAGCTTTTTTCAGCTTCATGTCTCAATGCTGCATCAGcaaaaaatctcagaaattttcttctcaaCACTTTTAACATCTTGGCATAgctggagttaaaaaaaaatccttttactATTCATTTTCCTACAGCAGCTAAGCCATTATCTTTTTCCCAGGATAATTCACCATTCCCAGTTGAAAGGCTACTACATCCTTCAGAACGCTGAACAGACAAACTGCCAGGCACCCTGCCCTCTTCCACTGTGCCTGCTAAAAGagcagctgtttttttcagtctctcgATATATTCGGATCTTTCATACGTTCTTGCTGTAGTTTATGACACTATAGGTTAACTGGTCTGCCAACACGTAACTTTGtctttggtggttttttcctttttttgtccaATTTAATGGCTGTTAGGGTTTTGAGTTTTTTGTTGGGGTGCCACTATTTTGTGTGCTCGACCTGTTAAGATACTTGCATAGTGACACCTGTGGGGAACCCCCACATTCTGTCCCACCCTGCAGAAAGCAGGACTAGTGAGTGGGGGCGGGGGAGCAGAGATTACCATACTGCGTGTATCTGAGGTATGAAGTAATGCGCTGATGTACAGTTACGTAGGCTCCTATATTGGAATCTTACAAACCACTCTACTTAGTTCCAACTGTAAACAGTGGGAAGAAACTTACCAAGATGCCTTATGTGCCACATAGGATTAATAGTGGAATACTTTCCATGAAATACAATCAGCATTGGAGAGGTTGCCACACCTCCCCCAAGGGTGCTGCTGTAGAGGTTTtccctaccaaaaaaaaaaaaaaaaaaaagtcaaaacctCAAACAAAGAATCATTAGTACAAAAGgcagaagattaaaaataagtattctggcaaaattaaaaataattttgaatagACCAGTTTTCAGCTTACTCCTTCCTAATGCTGTATGTGCAACTCCAATTCCATTGAGTAAATCGTTGCTACCAAGCAAAATGGGAGTCAGACCCAACATGAAGCCAATTACTTCTACACACGCCTATGGTCCACAGGGCTGACAAAGTTTATGGTAGGAAAACAGCCATTAATATAAAAGGAATCAAACATAATTTAGCCAGCTTTCGTAAGAAAATGTACATGTTTCCATGTGTTTCattccctctttcttccccttcccccagcttttggATTCATAAATTACTTGCAAATCAGATTTTGCCATAGTCTAGTTCGTATAAAGTAACACCTAAAGGACATCCTTTTCCTATGAATTGTGTGATAAATCCAGGGCTGGATAAAGCCAAACGGCTGAAGGAGAGGCATTAAGGAGGTAGCAGCCGGATGGCTGGTCACAGCATGCTGAGGGCCTGGTTGGCCAGTCAGTACATGGGCAAAGCCACCCCACCTCAGGGACACTGTGCCACCCGCCAGGTCCAACGAGGAGGAAACCTGTGAAGTGCCAAGAAACTCTTTGAGgccacagaacaaacaaaaaaccaacctcCCTTCAAAACTGGGTTTCAAGTACTAAGCCACTTGTTTCACTGTCATTTCAAAATCCAGCTAAAAGGAACATGACTGTGTTATTAAGGTATAAAATCAACTTTATAGATAAAATTTGCAGTAATGCTTATGGAGTTTTTTCAAActcagaaaagcacagcaatAGCTTGACAGGGTATGTTACATAAGCAGAGTTTGGCTTTTCATTCCTTCAGATTATCATTTGTGTCTCTCCTCTGTTCCTTTCTGAAACTAACAAGTAATGGACATAGTCCAGTAGCACAGGCTATTCCCTTTTAGTTTAGCCCtactaaatttaaatttaaccctctgcagagaaagaagacaaaTGCAAAGTTCACGAAGACAGGTTAATAGTGAACtaacatgaaaaatgaacagTGATGGTTTTACTGTGTCATGACTTACTCGTGGTCATTGCCAAAAAGATACCTTTCACATCAAATTTCATTCCTCTATAGAAAAAAGTGTGTTCTCTATTGGTATTTAAGAAATATGGTGTCCAATTACAGTTTGGCTGACATTACAATAGGAGAGACCCCACACAACCAAGGAAACGCTCCTCCTTGAAGCCAGCCTCAGGAGGGGAAGATCCTAAGTGGCTTGATCCCAAGAAAGGCTGGTCACCCAAACCAAGAACCACATGTTCTCGGTGTCCCTCAGGATTAAGTGTGGCTTCTGATTAAACACAAGACTAAAATTCCAGGTGGCTATTTCCTGGTACACAATTGGTCAGATTTAAGCAGATGGAAATTCTGGAACATGAGTTACTTTGCTTGATGAGATCTCAAAGACAGCATGCttggagttaaaaaaaattgtaagggcttttaaattttaaactgtaaaCTGAGTATTAAAAGTAAAGCGCAAAAGTAGACTTCTACACATACTCTACATTCCTTTGCATCCACTTTTCCAACTGTTTTGTAATCCGCTGATGTTTCCATTCGGTCATGTTAGCAACAATTACTCCAGGATTAAAGGAGCAGGTGCTGGGGCTGATGCCAAGATCTCtaattgcttgctttctgtagTCCAGGAATCCCATGTATGTgttctaagaaataaaattaaaaaaaaaaagttcattccCTACAAATCTCTTACCTTCATAAGTGTAAATGCATCTCTCTGACACTCTCATGGAGACCAAATACACGCTCCCAAAGCTGAGTTTCTAGATGACTGTTACCTGTCTcaatttctccatttctgtaTAACACAAGGATAAAATGCAGAATGCTTCCAGCTACTGAATTACTTTTTCCACAGTATTGTCCCATGGCAGTTTGATAAGGCTCTTCCCTCACCATGTGTTTATCTTTCTGTGGTGTACTCTAAATGTACTAAAAGCATCATGCTTGTATAGCATTAATGCTAGAGGGACTCCCTGACAACTCTGGGGACCTCAGCTCAGGAATTAGCCGTTAAACTTCATTTCCCAAATTTCATTCCCAATTTGACTAATACAAGTATCATCTATTCTGTCTTCATTAGATGTTTGATAAGTGCTTATGATCTACTGATAGCAAAATATCAAACAATGTAGTACAATCCAAAGAACAGACAGAGATTTAAATTATTAGAGGAAACTCTGCATAGCATTACAGAGTTCCTATAGAAAGTAGTTCTTATTTACttgtaaaaatattacaaaactaTGCAAAAATGTAACTTTCACTTTGGGGAAAATGTATAAAATCATCTTACATTTCTGGGTAAATACATTCATTATTAGAATTTCAAAATAGCATCTTACCTGCATCCCTACACTTCTAATCATTTCATGTGTAGAAGGCAGATCACAGTCatctgaaaatgctgcagcatGTCCCGGAGCTAACTTAGTGTCGTAGAGTTCCTGGATGTCACCTGATTACAGAAAGGTCAAAAGCATAAGAAGAAACCTACTTACTTAACTACTACAGAGCTGACAGGGTAACTTCTGTTCTCCTGTCACGAACACACCAATTTTAGGGGATAGCCCAGATACCAACAAAGGCTGAATCTTGTAATACGGGACAATTTTCAAATTTGAGTCCTGTACCTGGATGTCTAAGGTCTATCTTTAGCTATTATTATCGGTATTCAATACATCCATATTCTGAATGTCCAAAATCAGCCACAGCAGAAGCCAGTTACACTGTTAAGCAGCCTGGTTACCAAATTCTGCATTTATAGAACTCGTTATTAAGAGAGGAAGGGCACAGACAATTTTTCTGAGCCTCTTTCAAGTCCCACTTCAATCTCTTGCACAAATCGGGTTTTTCTGGTGTTATTGTGTTTATACTTCCCAGTAAGTCACCTGGATTCCCACCACTGGACAGCTGAAATGTGCCTGTCACACCTGACCATGCCCGCTGGCTTCACAGACCACCCAACTCCTTCCTGGTGGAGTAAAATAATGTAACACATGGTATCTCGCTCCTCACCTGACTAGCAGGTACCCATGATGTGCCGGAACAGTTTCAGGGCAGGCAGGAAGCACAACACTGCCACAGCAATTAATTGAGTGAATCTGCATCCAAACCCTTTACAGctaccagctttgctgctgagcATGGGTCGGTCACAGGTAGGATGAGTTATCTTGGAAGGCCACATATGGCCCAGCAGCCTGAGGCGAGCTCATTAAAACACCAGTAACCAAAAACATTCCCCCTACTGCAAACACTGGAACTACTACTTCTGAAATAAGcagagattttttatttttctgaactcaTCAGCGGCTGGAAAACTTGCATTAGGACTCATGCCTCGCCAAGAAGTAGAATTTAAATTAATGGGACACCTAATTGTTGAAGATCAACTTGCTTTGCTAAGTATTTTCTCCTGATTCCAAATAGCTTCTGTTTTtcaagagagaagcagaaaaagaaggaaaaaaacccaaccaaacaatTCTGGGCTGACACCCCAAGTTCAGTATGTTTCATGCTTactgctttgcagaaagcaatGACCAACAAATAAATGGTCCCAAAgttaaaacccaaaaaccccatTCGCTCCTTATCCCATAAGAAGTTTCGTTCACTCCCATTGCAGAGATCGCAGACAGAAAGCACAGCCTCACATTGCAGCCGAGacccagggagctgctgccagaaCGGGCTCCCTCCCTCCACGTCACTCCCACATGTCCATCTTTATTCCCCTCTTCTGGACCCTGTGATTGTTTGTCCCAAGTGTGAGCAAGATAGGCTGGCTggagcaaaggggaaaaaaacaagggggggaaggtttgggttttggggttgtttttttttgtactgcTAGTCTTCCGCCAGGTCAACCAGCTGAATCAGCTTATTCTGCAGCCACACAACTGCAGATATGACACAAGTgacaggagctgcctggggacagGAGAGACCActtccaccagcagcagcctacCAGCAGCTGTAATGTGAAACTGCACCTTTATCCTGTAGCTCCAGAAACACTTATCGGCTGACATAAGCTGACACCCCTAATGGAAGAGAAATCCCTACCTCCCCTCTTTGCCTAGACGTGCTGCCTTGACTTCTACCAGGGAGTAATTCAGGCCAAAAGTAACCACATTTCTGCCGAATGCCTGTGCAGGTGCGAGGAGGGATGCAGGGGCAGTGGTGGGCTCAGCTTGAAGCGCTCATGAAAGTAGAGTGTTAAATGAAGGCTTTAAGAACCTTTCAAAGAGTCAAATATTGCTGTTACCCACTAATGACAGAAAGAACAAAGCCAAAAAGCAGAGATAACCACTGGAAACACACATGTTGAAGAACTGTGATATGACGCccactgcaaattaaaatgagaCAGACAGAGCAGATTAATCCTATTTTATAAAGCAGCCAACAGCAGCCCCTTTAATGGCAGATGTTCTGAAATCTGCCACTAAAGAGACAAAACTATAAAACGGTACAAAGAAGCAGTGGAGaataaaattatacttttgTCATGTGTAAATTCACCAATCTTAATGTTCTTACAGCAAAGATTAATTTAGGCCAAAAAGTTTATTATAGTTATACTCAgtcatttgcaaagaaaattttcatcagAACGTCCCTTTGATGTTTAACAAGGATAGGTAAAGTGGTTTTGCTGTCCCTGTGTAACTGGGCCtggctaggatagagttaattttcttcatagcagctcaTATGGTGCTGTGGTTTAGATTTTTGATCAAACCAGTACTGACAGCACAGTAATGTTCCAGCTTTTGCTGAACAGCACAAGCACAGCACCgaggccttttctgtttctcaccctGTCCCTCCAGTGACCAGATCAGGGGGTGCTCAATAGGCTTTGCGAGGACACAACCAGGCAGATGAtccaaactgaccaaagagaTAATCCACGCTACAATGTCACGCTCAGCAATAAAAGGGGAAAGAGGGGGTCTTGGGAATGTTAGCCAGCTCTTGctcaggagctggctggcaccAGTCTATCCACCAGAAGTGGTGAGTGATTGCCTTTAcatcacttttgttttcttctgttttcttcaatttATCCTTCACTTATTGaacaattatttgttttatgttGACCCtcaagttttcttccttttattcttccttttctgttcccccaccccactgagggtggggatgctgggggaagcgagtgagcggctgtgtggtgctcagCTGTCcaccagggttaaaccacaacactgattaaaaaacattctaaaataacatgaaaacaaTAGGATAAAACAAGGGATGACAACtcctctgcagagaaaaaatatactgggaaactgaagagaaaaaaaacccataaattaacctttaaaaaaaagaattgctcCTCTAATtagattgggggggggggggggggggggggggcagattTTTCAGGATTTGAATGTCTACTAACTGCTCCCTTTTTTTAGGAACCCTGAAATCTTTGATCATGATTCTGCAAATTGCTACGGATTCTGAGCTGAAGATGCTCAAAATCATATTTTGAATGTCTGGAATTTTAACCCTCTTATTTGAGTACATTCCTCCTGTTCTCAAGAACAGCAATTCTGGATAAGGAACTGGTAGCATCTGTGGGAATCTGAATACAAACAGGAAATGCACATCACATACTTCACAAGAAATATTGCAGCATCTAAGTGAAATACATGGTATCTTTCAGCCGTTGCCCAGATTCAGTTAAAATGAAACCCATACAGACGATTTTGATCAAAATCAACTATtcaaaagatatatatatatagaagtTCTTCTTCAGActttcctttaaataaacaGATCATATGTAGTTTTCCTGAATGCAACACTCCTAATAGCTGCCTTTGTTTCCATTATATCTCTTATTTCCAAATGACTGTAAAAGCTGCAATAACTTTGATTTTAACTCTGCTAGAAACTGCTTTTTGGATGACAGCTTACCTTGAACAATGATATCATCATCCAAATATATTACTTTCTCATGTTTCTGGATAagcaaaggaagataaaatCGAACGAAGTTCagctattaaacagaaaaaaaggtaaaaactaAATGGTAAAGCTGTTTATTGTAGTAGTCTCACACTTCTGTCTCTACCAACAATCACTTATAATTCCCCTTTTCATTGAGCACTAGCCAGCAATCATTGGCTTCCTTGCTCCCACTTTTACTACTATCTTTACTAGTATCTCAGATccactattattattattaatccctgttttatttattacaacCCTAACCAAGCAGCCCAAAACAGTTGCttcttcacagaatcacagaacctTTTAGTTTGGAAAGGGCCTTTTGAGATCATCTTGTCCAACACCTCTTCTCAATGAGGGTTCGCCTGAGCAGGCTGCCAGTTTGGTTTTGAATACATCCACAGATGGAGACGcaacagcctctctgggcaacttgcttcagtgtttgaccaccctcagcataaaaaaacccaaacaaacaaactaaaaaaccaaacaaacaaaaaagctttttcttgtgCCAGGAGGAAACGTCATATGTTACAGTTTCATTTGTGCCCATTACCTCTTGTCCCTCCcctcaggtatttatacacattgatagGATcttcctgagccttctcttccacAGGCTGAACAGcctcagctctctcagcctcttcttATATAAAAGATGCTCCggtcccttaatcatctttacAGCCCTGTGTTGAACTTCCCCCAGCAAGTCTGTATCTTTCTCGTACTGAAGAGCTCAGTACTGGACATAgtactccagatgcagcctcaccagcctGAATAAAGAGGAAGGATCACCCTcctggacctgctggcaatgctcttCCTGATGCATTTTTACAGCATATATCacacaaaatacttcaaatttaATAGTGTCATCATTCCACCCTGGAGGAATGATATGACTGGTGGTGCAGACTGGGATAACTTCTACGATAACTAAGAacacagcagagggaaaggggaCTGAAAACATAAGAACAACCATATTCATTCGGACCGCTTTACCCAGCACCTGCCTTCAGAGTTGTCCTAAGCAGATGCTCAGTGAAAAAGAACAGATCAAGCATACAAAAAAGTTGCTCCAGGTGTTCTCCTagctttcagctgttttcagctCAAGGGATTTCCTGCACCAGAGGTGATCTGCCTAAATATAAACTTCAGTCCTCACTGAATCCCTGTAAATTTTTACATTCACAAGACCTTTCAGCAAGGAATTCCAGAGGTTTAGTAGTACTCATTCATGAAAATCACGCAACATTCCTTGTTTGTTCTGACTGTGACTTCTACTAATTTAATCAAACAGCCGTTAGTTTTTGCACTGGAAGAGACAGCGAGCAACCATCCCCCGCCCAGTCCTCCATGCCACTCAGTTCTGTAGATCTCTGCTATTTTCATGCTAGAAGTCACATTTCCAGGTTGAACAGTTTTAATCCACTGACTCCTGGCATGAAATCTTTCCCATATATTAGAAATGTCAAAGGCTCAGCAAAGGGCTGCAAGAATAAACATACTGA includes:
- the GLT8D2 gene encoding glycosyltransferase 8 domain-containing protein 2 encodes the protein MALLKKINQILLLLLVLTLCAILYNKVHQVSSALKNETVDLESPEEMEEDIPVVICAAAGRMGATIAAISSIYSNTEANVLFYVVGLKTTIPHIRKWIESSKLKEIKFKVVEFNPMVLKGKIRQDASRPELLQPLNFVRFYLPLLIQKHEKVIYLDDDIIVQGDIQELYDTKLAPGHAAAFSDDCDLPSTHEMIRSVGMQNTYMGFLDYRKQAIRDLGISPSTCSFNPGVIVANMTEWKHQRITKQLEKWMQRNVEENLYSSTLGGGVATSPMLIVFHGKYSTINPMWHIRHLGWSPDTRYSEHFLQEAKLLHWNGRYKPWDYPSVHTDIWENWFIPDPSGKFKLTRPDS